catatgcctcacttcccttatctgtaggctatctctgcctccccccatatgcctcacttcactgatctgtaggctctcacCCCCCTatcccccacttacctgatctgtaggctatttcTGCCCCCCAtaccttacttacctgatctgtaggctatctctgctggctgcatgtattgctcccctgcggattcagtcagagagaagcagggataagatgctgCTTCCTATCCctatctctctccatacacaggtATTGCATTGTATTTTCAATCACACACGAAAATTAGAAGAACAAGCTGAgaaatgcaggggggggggggggggggggcggcggcaagtgccccccccttgCTCCCTCCTGTAGATGCCCATGATACCTCCTAAGATTGGGAGATATGAGCTCAGGATGGGTCTAAGGTGGCAGCAGCAGCAATGCGAAGAGGGGCTGCTGAAGTGCTCTCTGCAGGATCCTAGGACTCATGCACAGAGCAAGCAAGTCTAATGATACATTTGGGACTGCCCTTCCAAAATCGGGATTGTTGGGGTGTCCAGTGTTAGTAATCatgttggtgtttagtgaataaatccctttaGTAGCTGACATTCacattttcattattttgtctCCATCTGAGATAAACAACTCTAACATTCTCCCTATTCTCTTATCCTTGTTGttcttttttcttcaaaatatttcTAACTCCCACTAGTGTGAAAAATATTCAAAgattctccttttttacaagccCAAATTATGCTAAAAATGTCACTCCGTCTGCTGACTATAGAACAATAAATACATCCATTTAGGTCTGTTTAAATGTCACACCAGCCCACCCCTACCTCTTTGcaataaaacatgaaataaaacgACTTTTTAATCATCAATGAGCAACTGGCTTGTCACCCCGGCACTCCGAGTGCACTGCTGGGGAGGTGGAAAGGTCCacgaaaggtacattcagatagtCTCTGATTTCCAAGTGCGTTTTGGGGAtgttttgcccaacatccaggggatgttgCTGTTACCCTATTTATGGGAAGAATCTAATTTAATTTACACGTTGCTTCACAATTTTActagcacagtgtattattacgTACCTTctaaataccgtatttttccgtgtataagacgCCCCCTATTTTTTAAGCCCaaagttaagaaataaatattttaaacaacaaacacaaacacacacgcacacactcaaaaATTTAGACAAGTGCAGGCAGCATTCAGCAGTAACAGCAGTATATAATGGCCAACTCTTTGATCATGTCCCTCTTCTTTGTGACATCAATATCTTGGGGGTCCTTCCCCAACCATTCCCTCGGGGGCAGTGGAATCCCTGGGGGCAGGTTTACCCAGCCACTGATCATAGGTGCTTCTCCCAGCCACCGCCGatctcctgtccttccttcaGCTCCACGGGACCAGCCTTAGGGGCTGCTGGAACAACACCCCGCTCATCAGCATGCTGTTTGGCACGAAAAAGCCACATGGCGATGGACCAGCTCACGGAGCAGGAACTTCTCTGTGAGCTAGAACCTGAAGGAATTTTTGCTTGCGGGGCCGGGACCCCTCCTCTCTCCCACCCCCACAGAGCAACACCTCTCCAACTTTCCCGGGCACATGGTGTTGGAGAGCTACAGGGATGGAGCTACTCGGAGGGCGCGTATGGCCTGCAGGGATGAATTCCTCACTCTTCGGCAGGGGTCAACAGGGCGACCGGGTCCTCTTATGTGACGCCTGACCGTGTGAGTGTTCTTGGGTAATAGGGGACCAGGGAGCACCTATTTAATTTTTAacattccgtgtataagacgaccccccaaatttaaacttgaaaaatgttgaaaaaaatatcGTCTTATACATGAACAAATATGGGTAAGGGTTAGCCACACATTTGTGGATAATTGTATTATTTAAGCACatctaaaattatataatttatattctgGAATGTATATATATTGACAGAACACAACCTTTGTTTTCGTATGCATCCCCAGCAATAATTGATTAGGGTTATAGAATCAGTGAAAAGGGCATAGCAAGTAATCGAAAAATCAGGCAAAGCTTcagaatgtatttattaaaatgttaattGGGTTGAAATTAAAGTCATATtgtaaaatttaggccaaaatagccgaatATTCAAAACTCAccaatttgtgtttttcttttttccaacAAGGTTTTTAGCAAAAATGTAGCTTTTAATTTACCACAGTTGACTGTGTAGAAAATTAACACtttaatttttccatttttaaacaAGAAAAATCTTTCAGTGAGATattgatgtttaaaataaaaccaCCAATCAGATTTTACTTTAGAATTTTGCTAGAGAATTAATATTTACTGAAACATTTTTTGAAAATATagactttatttctattttataattGGAAACGGTCAACAACatagttatatatatttctaacGATTTAGTATCTCTGTCCCTAGTTATGTCGTttacctcctctccccctccatcgTGTCTCATTGGAGACCTAATGTGCGTGTGCAGCAAATGCCACATGTTCATCCGCTTTTCACCCCCCCAAAAATTGAGTTTATGATTTCCTATAGGGCAGCAATGTCACAGGAGTCAGGActgagttttttgtttgtttgttgcaaTGGGTATAACTGTCAGTGTAACCCTTTAAACTATAAATTGCTATTTGTGAAAAACAGCAGTGTTTTACTTTGAATAGTTAAATCGAATGGGCCACTGCGCCTAGGGCACTTCATTGAAATGAATTatgaatacatacataatacTAATGCAAACTAAACATTCTCCATTAGAGTTCCCTGTTTGCGAATGGTGCTATTGTAAAATCAAAAGAGAGAAGACTGttgaaaaacatttgttttactcCTTCTTTTGTCTGTACTTGTCTTGTTACGTACAATGGTTTTGTTTGATATTGCAaattgtacagctctgcagaataTGCTGGCTCTTTAAAAACAATGCATTTATATCCTATTTAAAAAAAGGAGCGATTCTTATCTGTCTTTGTCTCCCTTTTTGTTTCTGTCTGCTCTAGATTAAAAAGAAACAGCAAGATGTAATGGGCAGTTTAGACGCCTTCAAGATAGAGTACGAAGAAAAGGATATTGCTGCCAATGAGGAGAATCGCAAATGGATGAGGGAAAATGTTCCTGAAAATTGCCGACCAGCAACAGGAAACCCATTGCCCCCCCAGATCTTCAACGATGACAAGTACTGTGGGGTAAGAATCCACAAACTAACCTTAAAGGGCAACGGTCACTTCtcagcattttttatattttgtttacttattccctttatttaaaaaatatgtgattaagaagtgtaaaaaaaatacagttatcGGAATTACtaactaaagggagaattgttaGAAATGTAACCAAAGTGTAGCTGACTTGGGTATTTTTTCCCAAGGAGAACATGTTATAAGGGTTTTTAATGTTCTCTTAATGGCATAATTTTCAGAGAATTGCTGGTTGCCCTTTAAAAGACCATTTTTTCACAGTTTTCTGTACAGTGGTTATTGCCCCTATGATTTGCTATCCAAAGTGGTTTCCCATCCTATTAAGTTCCCATTGGTTGGAACACACCCACCATGTTCATCCAGGCAACTGCTCACATTTGTTGGATGTTGTATCAATGCTTTTAAAATATAAGTGTGTGTTAAGTGAGcttattttatatttgaaaaatTGATCTCCAAACGAATGCCAAGCACGTAATTGGGCCCCctgttcaatttattttaaagggCCACAGTGTAGTCTGGGAGAATACATTTCTTtatatggttgttttttttttctccccatttcttttttttctttttttttcttccttatttaaagggataatccaggcatgcaaaatatattttggaaTGCGTATTCCAAAGCTGGTTTACCTGCCAATAAATCCATTAAAAAAGTATTTCCCTTCCTCTGGGACATTACTTTTGTTTTGACACAGACTTTTCGGTGAGTTTATGGTTGTCCTGTGCTGTGCTACCTTCATTGATAGCGATGGCATATGAAATCAGAGATGAAGGATTGCAGGTCTAGAACAAAATACTGAATTAAATTCAAATTTTTGATTTAgtcataaagtaaaaaaaattaaagagagtCATACAATCCcttctttaaagggttactacaagcaccatgaccacttcaaataaacACTATAGTGGTCGTGGTGCTTTAAGTAATCCTTCAAAGAAGGGATTGTATGAccctctttcatttttttttttttttgtaattctttattttagtgtgcaACACAGAAATAACATACATGCtggtagcgccacaacagcatcCACCAGCTTAATGTGTTCAAACTTTCGTATACAGTGTCATGGCAGGAGAGACAgttgcacttttttctttttgaagttAGAGAAACAGGCTTCATTATTGATGATAGTATAACACTTGAACAAGAAACATAGT
This DNA window, taken from Pelobates fuscus isolate aPelFus1 chromosome 9, aPelFus1.pri, whole genome shotgun sequence, encodes the following:
- the SH3BGRL gene encoding adapter SH3BGRL isoform X2, translated to MILACPKIKKKQQDVMGSLDAFKIEYEEKDIAANEENRKWMRENVPENCRPATGNPLPPQIFNDDKYCGDYDAFFEAREDNAMYAFLGLIAPPGSKEAEALAKRNA
- the SH3BGRL gene encoding adapter SH3BGRL isoform X1, which produces MVIKVYIATSSGFTSIKKKQQDVMGSLDAFKIEYEEKDIAANEENRKWMRENVPENCRPATGNPLPPQIFNDDKYCGDYDAFFEAREDNAMYAFLGLIAPPGSKEAEALAKRNA